acacacacagacacaccgacacacacacagacacacacagacacacacacagacacacacagacacaccgacacacacacagacacagacacacacagacacacacagacacacacacagacacacacagacacacacagacacacacacagacacacacagacacacacacagacacacacacagacacacacacagacacacacagacacacacacacacacacacagacacacacacagacacacagacacaccgacacacacacacacacagacacacagacacagacacacacacccacacacacacacacacacacacacatcagaggTTGGACACGTGGACCTCCGTTACATCACAGAGCCAGGTTAGcggtttccagtctttatgctaagctaagctaacgggTTACTGCTGTTGAACCGTCCCTTTAAACCTGTTATTCTTACCTGCGGCCACATGGGATGTGAGCGGCGCAGGTCGTCATGGAGACGACGCTCTGCCCACCGCCGCCAGAGGCGGAGCTTCCTCCTCGAACGCAGGATGTCCTGCACCTCCCTCAGGACCTCCTGCAGAGTCAACAGCAGCGCCAGGAGCACGAGGAGGACACGCCACCAGtcctgagacagacagacaggtgagcgtGGGAAACACCGGAACAAGAGGGGCGTTACCCCGACAGGCCCCCCCACCGCTGCCGCTCCCAGGACTGCACCCCACCTGTGGTGCCCCGCCCTCCTGCCCCGCTCAGCCACAGAGCAGCCCCCACCAACacatgtgcatgtctgtgtttattttacacagGAGATGAACTGTGTCCATGCAGACAGGGCGCCGAACGGTTTGAACAAACTTTGAATTCAAAAGAGATAAAACATGCAATAAAATTCAACCATTCACAAAGTAACTCTGAAAGCTTAATGAAGACATTATATTAGTATTTATACATAATATTTTGCAATATATGTTCCAAAAAAGCTGCATTAAATGCAAAgcttggaaaaagaaaaaaataagaacaaagtgtttcacagtgaaagtaaagaaatgagaaagagaaagcagcAACATGACCCGGTCTGGTGTATAACGTTTAGAacagcactgtagcagctggatagaggattagtgaccttttaaggggagagcagaggtcagtggttatgtggagactcagacccttatatggtgtccaacagatacctaaacatgtcctatataagctgtgtttgatgtacagagagacagagtggtcatcgggctgggtcactctccaagctgctgcagagcttgtaattgatgctgaactccttgatgtaataaacttttatgatcaagaacagtgtcaagcgggtttcttctcaacacatcatcgcagcattattgttcggacaccacaccgGCACTCCCACATCAATACTGAGAAactctaaaacagtttcagaAAATCCACTTCTCCAGAGAAACGCTTCAGGAGAGAGCTAAGcgagcgctgcagcttttggacacaTTAACACCTGCCGTTGGACAGCTATGCCCTTTACCTGGGGGAGGACTTTATTTTTTGGGATTAAAACACACAGTAAGGTTCAGTTCTGGGACACACTGAACCATAAATCCACAACAATTAGCAATACAAGACACAGACAACTAGGAAAACTGTTCTAATTTCCCACCTGAATATCTGAAGACATGAAGACAGAGTCAGAGCGCCTTCAATCAGCCAAAATCCATTAAGTACTCAGTCAACAGACCGCAACAAAGATCTAATGCTGAGGACAGAACCGCCGACTAAAAAATGGCAAAACGGTTCGTCGTGGTGCTGGCTGCTTTCAGGGGAACCAGGCTGATCACCCCAAACTACAACTACAGAGGGACCTGCGCCAGCTCGGGAAAATATCCTGTACTACCCTGAAATCCAGGATACTAGCAGGTATTCAAGAAAAAAACTTAGTCAAAGTGGCTTTCTTCCAAATCACAGAACCTCCGGTCACATTATTTATCCACCTCAACACTTATTTACATGTTAAAGGGAGAATATTTGCATGTTTcaccaattaaaaaaaaagcctgTGTTTCCATTTGAAGGACAGTACAGGTCCAGGACAGACAGGTCACCTGGGGGAGGACGTAGCGATCAGTCGAGCCTCGGTGGACGGACACAGAGATGGCGACGGTCGTCCAGGAAATGTTGAACAGG
This portion of the Micropterus dolomieu isolate WLL.071019.BEF.003 ecotype Adirondacks unplaced genomic scaffold, ASM2129224v1 contig_14915, whole genome shotgun sequence genome encodes:
- the LOC123967050 gene encoding uncharacterized protein LOC123967050 isoform X2 codes for the protein MSPVAQLALSQFHVTDRMTRQQYYYLNLLEPEPHSPETHLQEAVISEPTSPLEVVVQHGKLDLIMNPVFLKLIQVKWKLYGRLGAWLLLILNFLFNISWTTVAISVSVHRGSTDRYVLPQDWWRVLLVLLALLLTLQEVLREVQDILRSRRKLRLWRRWAERRLHDDLRRSHPMWPQVRITGLKGRFNSSNPLA